A DNA window from Paenibacillus sp. HWE-109 contains the following coding sequences:
- a CDS encoding family 43 glycosylhydrolase: protein MSKKLTVFLLALTLLLSVVPSASIYAQSNEDTLENPFIWADVPDLDVIRVGDAYYMSSTTMHMNPGVPIMKSYDLKNWEIVNYVYDLLADNDEQALRNGKDNYGKGSWASSLRYHNGKYYVAFPSYDTGKTYIYQTTDIEKGPWTHSELDGVYHDLSLLFDDDGRVYMVYGGGDIKAIELTPDATAIKAGGLNKVIIPNASLVASTAENVNLPAEGTHIQKINGKYYVFNITWPKNSGRVEIMHRADRIDGVYEGKVALNNAGIAQGGIIDTVDGKWYAMLFGDRGSVGRIPYLVPVTWNDGWPVFGINGTVPQSMAIPVSGAASKNNLVASDEFYQSSQKIGASHTVINTTSTTAPTVPTPVTPLPINEGTELLINGGMENGLTPWEKHDTATVAVSTDEHFSGTSSLYITGRGATGAGVQQFVTGKIKAGATYKFSAKVKYNSGPATKQFIFDIQDGDWQTIKNLASGVMTKGEWGTIEGTYTVPTDATFTLPRIFIETVWTSAQDPTNDLMNFYVDDISFVDVTPDGNLLTNGKMEKGLTPWEKHDTATVAVSTNEHFSGTNSLFISGRAATGAGVQQFVTGKVTAGGKYKFSAKVKYNSGPATRAFNFDIQDGDWQTIKVLGSGVMTKGVWGTIEGTYTVPDNAVFNQPRIFIETSWTAAQDLTNDLMDFYVDDISLIDATPAGGLDKAKNGEYDYNGSNLGLVWQWNHNPDNNRWSLTERPGYLRLTTGRKSTSLLDARNTLTQRTFGPESSGNVALDISKMKDGDYAGLAAFQKEYGFVGVKMSGTSKSIVMVDGSSGTPVEKASILVTQDNVYFKIDFDYKNQTDKAYFYYSLNGFTWTAIGTTLQMHYTLPHFMGYRFGLFNYATKTTGGIVDFDYFRIDNKLTGTNSPATVLQANLADVPNVIGVQNIELQVPVQMNALPNGNYSAISASLNIPKELTVTGVDFNTANIVGDTSYTFANNQLLLHVTGNTVNFANNQSSNVFATIKLKVNGFVPADQTVQMKTDYIQVDGGNVRYNVNNSVSNIGLKQLPTKAYAKIPGYANPLMSHKLGADPFAMVYDGRVYIYMSSDDYEYDANGKIKDNSFSNLNRIFVISSADMVNWTDHGAIPVAGKNNVNNGAGVAKWADLSWAPAAAHKKINGVDKFFLYFANGASGIGVLTADSPIGPWTDPLGQALITSSSPGVPGVAWLFDPAVLVDDDGTGYLYFGGGIPGDPNPTPEQIAHPKTARVVKLADDMIHMAGAAVTIDAPYMFEDSGIHKYNGKYYYSYCSNFSGTHPDGTPPPGEIAYMVSDSPMGPFTYVSPILKNPSVFFGVGGNNHHAIFEFNDQWYVVYHAQTVSKAVVGDGKGYRSPHINKVEYYDNGLIKDIKGDMKGVSQIANLDPYSRVEAETIAWNAGILTEVSTAPGNPLASLNLDVTDINNGDWLAVSNADFGDKGAASFEANVASTVGGKVEIRLDSPIGEVIGTLDVAPTGGDQVWQLLKTDVENVKGIHNIFFMFSGSGSKLFNMDYWKFNVKAPGPVVIPLESVHITGGAQSVTVNDQLTFNSMINPSSVTGATYLWEVSGGISIIGDNSKDSVTIKGTNAGTATLKLTVLAGGTEKKAETTITVSPSSVDPVDYLQSVTITGGSQSVTMNDQLTFNSMINPTSVTGATYLWEASGGITIVGESNQVTVTIRGVSAGTGTLKLTVNAGGTEKTAETTITVSPSSVDPVNPLQSVTITGGSQSITVNDQITFNSIINPTSVTGATYLWEATGSISLVSDSNQDKVTIRGVSAGTGTLKLTVSAGSTKKTAATMITVSPLSSGDDDNHSGNNGGSSTTTTPDSSRKEANILVNGKEESVGSTAETQVNGQTVTTITIDQLKLVQLLAAVGEKANITMRVANNSDIVIGQLNAQMVKNLQENKADLEIKTDRATYTLPSQLIDIPAISGQVGDSVALQDITIQIKISKPTADMVKVAENAADKDQFTLVVPSIDFTVGAAYGGKIIDLSKFNAYVKRTIAIPDGVDPNKITTAVVIEPDGTVRHVPTKLVIIDGKYYAEVSSLTNSTYSLIWHPVVFSDVSAHWAKDAVNNLGSRMIISGIGNDLFNPDADITRAEFAAIIVRGLGLKLENRTPNFSDVKAADWYSSAIMTAQSNQLIDGFEDGTFRPEDKITREQAMIIIAKAMAITGLKAKLTNHNAADVLRTYTDATESAPWAMSGIADSIQAGIVSGRDEATLAPKAYITRAEVAKLVQLLLRKSDLIS from the coding sequence ATGAGCAAGAAGCTAACCGTATTTTTATTAGCGCTTACATTATTACTAAGTGTTGTACCAAGTGCTTCGATATATGCGCAATCCAATGAAGACACCTTAGAGAACCCATTTATATGGGCTGACGTTCCAGATCTTGATGTGATCAGAGTAGGTGATGCTTATTATATGAGCAGCACAACTATGCATATGAACCCTGGTGTTCCTATTATGAAATCATATGATCTCAAAAACTGGGAAATCGTCAATTATGTTTACGATTTGCTTGCTGATAATGATGAACAAGCGCTTAGAAATGGAAAAGACAATTATGGGAAAGGCTCATGGGCAAGCAGCTTAAGATACCACAATGGTAAATATTATGTGGCATTTCCTTCCTATGATACCGGCAAAACCTATATCTATCAAACAACAGATATAGAGAAGGGGCCGTGGACCCATTCAGAGCTTGATGGTGTTTATCATGATTTGTCATTGCTGTTTGATGATGATGGACGAGTCTATATGGTTTATGGCGGCGGTGATATTAAAGCAATTGAACTGACTCCAGATGCAACCGCAATCAAAGCAGGCGGCCTTAATAAAGTCATTATTCCTAATGCAAGTCTAGTTGCAAGTACAGCGGAGAATGTCAATCTTCCAGCTGAAGGCACGCATATCCAAAAAATTAACGGTAAATATTACGTATTCAACATAACATGGCCTAAGAATTCTGGTCGTGTAGAAATCATGCATCGAGCAGACAGAATTGATGGTGTATATGAAGGTAAAGTTGCCTTAAACAATGCTGGTATTGCACAAGGCGGTATTATTGATACCGTTGATGGCAAATGGTATGCAATGTTGTTTGGAGACCGTGGCTCAGTCGGACGTATACCTTACCTAGTGCCAGTTACATGGAATGATGGTTGGCCCGTATTCGGCATTAACGGTACGGTTCCACAAAGTATGGCGATTCCCGTTAGCGGTGCAGCATCTAAGAACAATTTGGTAGCTTCTGATGAATTCTATCAAAGCTCGCAAAAAATTGGGGCTTCGCATACCGTTATCAATACAACTTCAACTACAGCACCTACAGTGCCAACACCTGTGACACCACTACCTATAAATGAAGGAACAGAACTTTTGATAAACGGTGGGATGGAGAACGGGTTAACGCCATGGGAGAAGCATGATACTGCAACGGTTGCGGTATCAACGGATGAGCATTTTAGCGGAACCAGTAGTTTATATATTACCGGCAGGGGAGCTACTGGTGCTGGTGTGCAACAATTTGTTACTGGAAAAATAAAAGCGGGGGCTACCTATAAATTTTCCGCGAAAGTGAAATATAACTCAGGTCCTGCTACGAAGCAATTCATTTTCGATATCCAGGATGGAGATTGGCAGACGATTAAGAATCTTGCATCAGGTGTCATGACCAAAGGTGAATGGGGCACAATTGAAGGTACCTATACAGTGCCGACTGATGCAACTTTCACACTACCGCGTATATTTATTGAAACGGTCTGGACATCAGCGCAAGATCCTACGAATGATTTAATGAATTTCTATGTCGATGATATTTCTTTCGTGGATGTTACACCTGACGGGAACCTTTTGACAAATGGTAAGATGGAAAAGGGGCTGACTCCTTGGGAAAAACATGATACTGCAACGGTTGCGGTGTCAACGAATGAGCATTTTAGCGGAACCAATAGTTTATTTATTAGTGGAAGGGCAGCAACTGGAGCTGGTGTGCAACAGTTTGTTACTGGAAAAGTAACGGCTGGCGGCAAATATAAGTTTTCTGCCAAAGTGAAATATAACTCAGGTCCTGCTACGAGAGCATTTAATTTCGATATCCAAGATGGAGATTGGCAGACGATTAAGGTTCTTGGATCTGGCGTCATGACCAAAGGTGTATGGGGCACAATCGAAGGCACCTATACAGTTCCTGACAATGCTGTTTTTAATCAACCGCGTATATTTATTGAAACTTCCTGGACAGCAGCGCAAGATCTGACGAATGATCTAATGGATTTCTATGTCGATGATATTTCCTTAATAGACGCAACGCCCGCTGGCGGTTTGGATAAAGCGAAGAATGGGGAATACGATTACAATGGGTCTAATCTTGGATTAGTATGGCAATGGAATCATAATCCCGATAATAACCGCTGGTCCCTTACGGAGCGTCCTGGCTATCTAAGACTTACTACCGGAAGAAAGAGTACAAGTCTTCTTGATGCCAGAAATACACTGACTCAGAGAACATTTGGTCCAGAAAGCTCAGGAAATGTTGCACTGGATATCAGCAAGATGAAGGATGGCGATTATGCTGGGCTAGCTGCATTCCAAAAGGAGTACGGGTTTGTAGGGGTAAAAATGTCCGGGACTTCGAAATCCATTGTTATGGTGGATGGAAGTTCTGGAACGCCAGTTGAAAAAGCTAGTATTCTTGTCACTCAGGATAATGTATATTTTAAAATTGATTTTGACTATAAAAATCAGACAGATAAGGCTTATTTCTATTACAGCCTTAACGGCTTTACGTGGACTGCGATTGGAACTACGCTGCAAATGCATTATACATTGCCTCATTTTATGGGCTATCGTTTCGGTTTATTCAACTATGCAACGAAAACAACAGGCGGTATTGTTGATTTTGACTATTTCAGAATAGATAATAAATTGACAGGAACGAATTCGCCCGCAACAGTACTTCAAGCTAATCTAGCCGATGTACCGAATGTGATTGGAGTTCAGAACATTGAGCTGCAAGTTCCAGTTCAAATGAATGCCTTACCGAATGGGAATTACTCAGCAATCTCAGCTTCCTTGAATATACCAAAGGAGCTCACTGTAACTGGTGTAGACTTTAATACGGCTAATATTGTTGGAGATACTTCCTATACGTTTGCCAACAATCAATTGCTTTTACATGTAACTGGAAATACCGTAAACTTTGCAAATAATCAATCTTCTAATGTGTTCGCAACGATTAAGCTAAAGGTTAATGGTTTTGTCCCTGCTGATCAAACCGTTCAGATGAAGACGGATTACATCCAAGTTGATGGTGGAAATGTTCGATACAATGTTAACAATAGCGTATCAAACATTGGATTAAAGCAACTGCCTACAAAAGCATATGCCAAAATTCCAGGGTATGCGAACCCGCTTATGAGTCATAAATTAGGAGCAGATCCGTTTGCGATGGTTTATGACGGCAGAGTGTACATTTATATGTCAAGTGACGATTATGAGTATGATGCAAATGGAAAAATCAAAGATAATTCATTTAGCAATTTGAATCGAATATTTGTGATTTCATCAGCTGATATGGTCAACTGGACAGATCATGGTGCAATCCCGGTAGCTGGAAAGAATAATGTGAATAATGGCGCGGGTGTTGCCAAATGGGCAGATCTATCTTGGGCGCCAGCAGCAGCGCATAAGAAAATTAATGGTGTAGATAAATTCTTCCTTTATTTCGCAAATGGTGCTAGTGGAATTGGTGTGCTCACTGCGGATAGTCCGATTGGTCCGTGGACTGATCCACTGGGCCAAGCGTTGATCACTAGTAGCAGCCCTGGAGTTCCTGGTGTAGCATGGCTATTTGATCCAGCCGTATTGGTTGATGATGATGGAACTGGTTATCTCTATTTTGGTGGGGGGATACCAGGAGATCCGAATCCAACCCCAGAGCAAATTGCACATCCGAAAACGGCTAGAGTAGTGAAGTTAGCTGATGATATGATTCATATGGCAGGGGCAGCTGTTACAATTGATGCGCCTTATATGTTTGAGGATTCAGGTATTCACAAATACAATGGCAAATATTATTACTCTTATTGCTCTAATTTCTCTGGTACACACCCGGATGGAACACCTCCTCCAGGAGAAATTGCTTACATGGTAAGTGATAGTCCGATGGGTCCGTTTACTTACGTTTCACCGATCTTGAAAAACCCATCTGTATTCTTTGGCGTTGGCGGTAATAACCATCATGCGATTTTTGAATTTAATGATCAGTGGTATGTGGTTTACCATGCTCAAACGGTTAGTAAAGCTGTCGTAGGGGATGGCAAAGGATATCGTTCTCCTCATATTAATAAGGTTGAGTATTACGATAACGGATTAATTAAAGATATTAAGGGGGATATGAAAGGTGTATCCCAGATAGCAAATCTTGACCCGTATTCGCGAGTTGAGGCGGAAACGATTGCTTGGAACGCAGGTATTCTTACTGAGGTGAGCACAGCGCCAGGCAACCCGCTAGCAAGCCTTAACCTTGATGTTACAGATATCAATAATGGAGACTGGCTTGCTGTGTCGAACGCAGACTTCGGTGACAAAGGAGCAGCTTCGTTCGAAGCGAACGTTGCATCCACCGTAGGCGGTAAAGTAGAGATACGTCTGGACAGCCCGATTGGTGAAGTGATTGGTACCCTTGATGTCGCTCCAACAGGTGGAGATCAAGTGTGGCAGCTGCTGAAAACGGATGTGGAGAATGTTAAAGGTATTCATAATATCTTCTTCATGTTCTCTGGATCGGGAAGTAAGTTATTTAATATGGACTATTGGAAATTCAACGTGAAGGCACCAGGGCCTGTGGTCATTCCGTTAGAATCAGTCCATATCACAGGGGGAGCCCAATCGGTTACGGTGAATGATCAACTGACTTTTAACTCCATGATCAATCCATCTAGCGTAACGGGTGCAACTTATCTATGGGAAGTTAGTGGCGGTATTAGCATCATAGGAGACAACAGCAAGGATTCGGTAACAATCAAAGGAACCAATGCGGGGACAGCTACACTTAAATTAACAGTTCTTGCGGGGGGGACGGAGAAGAAAGCCGAAACGACGATTACGGTATCTCCATCGAGCGTCGACCCTGTAGATTATTTACAATCAGTCACTATCACAGGCGGATCGCAATCGGTTACAATGAATGATCAATTAACCTTTAACTCCATGATCAATCCAACTAGTGTAACGGGTGCAACGTATCTATGGGAAGCAAGTGGTGGCATTACCATTGTAGGTGAAAGCAACCAAGTTACGGTTACAATCAGAGGAGTTTCTGCGGGAACGGGAACGCTTAAATTAACAGTTAATGCCGGAGGCACAGAAAAGACTGCCGAAACGACGATTACGGTGTCTCCATCGAGCGTCGACCCTGTCAATCCTTTACAATCAGTCACTATCACAGGCGGATCGCAATCGATTACAGTGAATGATCAAATAACTTTTAACTCCATAATCAATCCAACTAGCGTAACGGGTGCAACGTATCTATGGGAAGCAACTGGTAGTATTAGCCTTGTAAGCGACAGCAACCAAGATAAAGTTACAATTAGAGGAGTATCTGCCGGTACGGGAACGCTTAAATTAACAGTCAGCGCCGGAAGCACGAAGAAGACAGCCGCAACGATGATTACGGTGAGTCCTTTAAGTAGTGGTGATGATGACAATCACAGCGGTAACAACGGTGGTAGCAGTACTACAACAACACCAGATTCTAGCCGTAAAGAGGCAAACATTCTAGTAAATGGTAAGGAAGAGAGTGTAGGAAGTACAGCTGAAACCCAAGTTAATGGCCAAACGGTCACGACGATTACAATCGACCAGTTGAAATTGGTTCAATTGCTCGCAGCGGTAGGGGAGAAGGCTAACATCACTATGCGAGTTGCTAACAATTCCGATATTGTGATTGGGCAACTGAACGCTCAGATGGTCAAAAACTTGCAAGAAAATAAAGCAGATCTGGAGATTAAAACAGATCGTGCAACGTATACCCTGCCTTCCCAACTGATCGATATTCCCGCGATCTCTGGTCAAGTCGGCGATTCAGTGGCTTTGCAAGACATTACGATACAAATTAAAATCTCGAAGCCAACAGCAGATATGGTTAAAGTGGCGGAGAATGCGGCAGACAAAGATCAGTTTACGCTTGTTGTGCCGTCGATCGACTTTACAGTTGGAGCTGCATACGGCGGCAAGATCATCGATCTATCTAAATTCAACGCCTATGTGAAACGTACGATTGCCATTCCTGATGGCGTAGATCCGAATAAAATTACAACAGCAGTTGTTATAGAGCCAGATGGAACTGTTCGTCATGTACCAACAAAACTTGTCATCATAGACGGGAAGTATTATGCAGAGGTTAGCAGCTTAACAAACAGTACGTACTCTCTGATTTGGCATCCAGTAGTATTCTCAGATGTCTCGGCACACTGGGCAAAAGATGCTGTGAACAATCTAGGATCAAGAATGATCATTAGTGGGATTGGCAATGACCTGTTTAATCCCGACGCAGATATTACTCGTGCCGAGTTTGCTGCCATCATAGTTCGAGGATTGGGCTTGAAGTTGGAGAATAGAACACCGAACTTCTCCGATGTAAAGGCTGCGGATTGGTATAGTAGTGCAATCATGACGGCTCAATCCAACCAACTTATTGACGGTTTCGAGGATGGCACCTTCCGTCCTGAAGACAAGATTACCAGAGAGCAGGCCATGATTATTATTGCTAAAGCAATGGCGATCACCGGTTTGAAAGCGAAACTCACAAACCATAATGCCGCTGATGTATTACGTACTTATACAGATGCAACCGAAAGTGCACCTTGGGCAATGAGTGGCATTGCTGATAGCATCCAAGCGGGCATTGTAAGTGGAAGAGACGAAGCTACGCTTGCACCGAAAGCTTATATTACAAGAGCAGAGGTTGCTAAGTTGGTACAACTGTTGTTACGGAAATCTGATTTAATATCATAA
- a CDS encoding family 43 glycosylhydrolase, translating into MLSFHKSSHAASIPTVNIDYNIEKQEIDGFGASNAWSTGIVQNLANLPQKEILDALFSTSNGAGLSMVRNRLPYDIVSESGTWNWNNWDINGTTWLFNKIKTDYNVTKFFTTPWTPPPFMKTGSTGTNGEIGGKLRTDKYQAYADFLADYVTGFKTNKGIDISAVSIQNEPNWAPNYESSSWTADDFHNFVKGYLKPTFAQKGVTAKLIMPEGLNFSEDLAVPTLNDAGSRDRVDIVGVHQYAVNQQDPNLGAKWLTQTKLYNKKLWVTEASVGEPNDPSINDGIYWAKMIHKDMTVAEVNAFNYWWLWNNTKDSANSVGDKGALITFHTDDNGAVKSYDLNKRLYTLGQYSRFIRPGYKRVNSDVTPATGVYTTAYKDPSNGKLVITAINDTNTDTALTFNVNGKTVKSFTTYRTSSSENIANLGDTTVNGNSLQATLKGKSVTTFYADVYTPIAKNPIIWADVPDVDVIRVNDTYYMTSTTMHVNPGVPIMKSKDLVNWEIVNYVYDILASTDKQTLSNGQNIYGQGSWASSIRYNNGKFYVVFASNDTGKTFIFQTTDIEKGTWEKYELAGGVYHDMSLLFDDDGRVYLVYGGGSIKIIELTSDATAIKAGGMNKTIIQNASAPGGSGGLGAEGSHIHKINGKYYIFNISWPSGSIRTELVHRADTIDGTYEGKIALRSGSTSNSAGVAQGGIVQASDGKWYGMLFQDYGSVGRIPYIVPMTWSQDGWPVFGDVNDTGIPADLSKSWVSSDNFDQRTEKVGAYHTEVAGGENDYNGSNLSLVWQWNHNPDHRFWSLTNRSGYLRLTTGRTSTNILDARNTLTQRTFGPESSGTIAIDVSHMKDGDYAGIAAFQQNYGFVGIKMSGTTKSVVMVNGSSGSAVEVASVPLTQNTVYLKTELDFKNRTDKAKFYYSLDGERWASIGNTLQMSYTLPHFMGYRFALFNYSTKTAGGYVDFDDFKLDDKLVGSSFDTNLKSLQVNDTQVNGFSPSAYTYSLDVPAGSVPPQVTAASNDPGASVAIIQASAVPGKATVTVSREGLQATVYTINFNTPAIVAVEAEAAAANSADAYVFGNANGHTWSLVDGLSTKAMQFSPDDGIAVTPGTDAASLAAGSRLNYKINFTTAGTYYVWILAKSHSFQTDSVHVGLDNTYKFTSNGIQNVSNSQFKWVNLSNGGTLVTGGTPLNITAGVHELNLWGRESGLIIDRIYVTTSDATTDPVWPQLQVPAAAISADSSVKPGSSFTVAVSLNNVTQSVYAQDITLSYDSTVFDYVSAAGANNNIQIVAEDKAAAGKVRLITANTGGGISGASTPVLNLTFKVKAGVQSTSGTIAATQAKLGVAPEGTVIQAVLGSKSISVGNIEVVVDKTALTIAITNAQNHYGAAVVGTTEGQYPQAAKDAFGAAINAANAVKVNQSATQSQVDNSVTLLGGAVDAFKAAVIKSADLNKDGSINVGDLAMVAYYYGKNSNSTDWAAAKIADMNNDNKIDISDLAYVASKILQ; encoded by the coding sequence ATGCTTAGTTTTCATAAGAGTTCCCATGCCGCATCCATCCCAACGGTTAATATTGATTATAATATTGAAAAGCAGGAAATCGACGGCTTTGGTGCATCCAACGCCTGGTCGACAGGGATTGTACAAAATCTCGCAAACCTACCACAGAAGGAAATACTCGATGCGCTTTTTAGTACTTCGAATGGCGCAGGACTTAGTATGGTAAGAAACAGGCTTCCTTATGACATCGTATCAGAATCAGGCACATGGAATTGGAATAATTGGGACATTAATGGTACAACCTGGCTTTTTAATAAAATAAAAACGGATTATAACGTAACCAAATTTTTCACTACTCCCTGGACGCCTCCACCGTTTATGAAGACTGGCAGCACAGGAACCAACGGAGAGATCGGTGGCAAGCTCAGAACTGATAAATATCAGGCATATGCTGATTTCTTAGCTGACTATGTGACTGGATTTAAGACCAATAAGGGAATCGATATCTCAGCTGTATCTATACAAAATGAGCCAAACTGGGCACCGAATTATGAATCTAGCAGTTGGACAGCGGATGATTTTCATAATTTTGTAAAGGGCTATCTCAAACCTACTTTTGCACAAAAAGGTGTGACTGCGAAGCTTATTATGCCAGAGGGGTTAAATTTCAGTGAAGATCTGGCTGTTCCAACATTGAATGATGCGGGTAGCAGGGATCGCGTAGACATTGTTGGTGTACACCAATATGCCGTAAATCAGCAGGATCCCAATCTTGGCGCGAAGTGGCTGACGCAGACAAAGCTTTATAATAAAAAATTATGGGTGACAGAAGCATCTGTAGGTGAACCCAATGATCCAAGCATAAATGACGGTATCTATTGGGCGAAAATGATCCATAAGGATATGACGGTAGCAGAAGTAAATGCATTTAACTACTGGTGGCTTTGGAATAACACAAAAGACAGTGCAAATTCTGTTGGAGATAAAGGCGCACTGATTACATTTCATACGGACGATAATGGTGCTGTCAAAAGTTACGATTTGAATAAAAGATTGTACACGCTTGGTCAATACAGCAGATTTATCAGGCCGGGTTATAAAAGAGTCAATTCGGATGTAACCCCAGCAACGGGTGTATATACAACAGCGTATAAAGACCCTTCGAATGGAAAGTTAGTTATTACAGCTATAAATGACACTAACACGGACACTGCATTAACGTTCAACGTAAATGGTAAAACTGTAAAATCGTTTACTACTTACAGAACTTCGTCTAGTGAGAATATTGCAAATTTAGGCGATACCACTGTAAATGGAAACTCACTTCAAGCCACGCTTAAGGGAAAAAGTGTTACAACTTTCTATGCAGACGTTTATACACCGATTGCCAAGAACCCAATCATATGGGCGGATGTACCGGATGTTGATGTGATCAGAGTAAATGATACTTATTATATGACCAGTACTACCATGCACGTGAATCCTGGCGTACCTATCATGAAGTCCAAGGATCTCGTAAATTGGGAAATCGTCAATTATGTGTATGATATTCTTGCGTCTACGGATAAACAAACGCTTTCGAATGGGCAGAACATATACGGGCAAGGCTCATGGGCAAGCAGCATAAGATACAATAATGGCAAGTTTTATGTCGTATTTGCTTCCAATGATACGGGGAAAACGTTTATCTTTCAAACCACTGACATAGAAAAGGGCACATGGGAAAAGTATGAGCTTGCCGGTGGTGTTTATCATGATATGTCATTGCTGTTTGATGATGACGGACGTGTATATCTGGTATATGGCGGCGGATCCATTAAGATTATTGAACTTACTTCAGATGCCACAGCGATCAAAGCAGGCGGAATGAATAAAACAATCATTCAAAATGCGAGCGCTCCCGGAGGCTCTGGTGGTCTTGGAGCTGAAGGCTCGCACATTCATAAAATTAACGGTAAATATTACATCTTCAATATATCATGGCCATCAGGAAGCATTCGTACTGAATTAGTACACAGGGCTGATACAATAGATGGCACTTATGAAGGAAAGATTGCTTTAAGATCGGGTAGTACTTCCAACAGTGCCGGTGTCGCACAGGGGGGGATTGTTCAAGCATCTGACGGAAAATGGTACGGCATGTTGTTTCAGGATTATGGGTCCGTAGGACGTATACCTTACATTGTGCCGATGACTTGGAGTCAGGATGGATGGCCTGTTTTCGGGGATGTCAATGACACTGGGATTCCTGCTGATCTGTCAAAATCCTGGGTTTCATCAGATAACTTCGATCAGAGAACAGAGAAAGTTGGAGCTTATCATACAGAGGTAGCAGGCGGAGAAAATGACTACAATGGATCCAATCTCTCTCTCGTATGGCAGTGGAACCATAATCCTGATCATAGATTCTGGTCTCTTACCAATCGGTCAGGGTATCTAAGACTCACTACCGGAAGAACGAGCACTAACATTCTTGATGCCAGAAATACGCTTACTCAAAGAACCTTCGGACCGGAAAGTTCAGGAACCATTGCTATCGATGTTAGCCATATGAAAGACGGGGATTATGCAGGAATTGCCGCCTTCCAACAGAACTACGGGTTTGTCGGTATTAAAATGTCCGGCACTACAAAGTCCGTTGTTATGGTGAATGGAAGTTCAGGTTCAGCAGTGGAAGTAGCAAGTGTCCCCCTTACTCAGAACACCGTATATCTAAAGACTGAGTTGGACTTTAAGAATAGGACAGATAAAGCAAAGTTTTATTACAGTCTTGACGGTGAGCGTTGGGCATCCATAGGAAATACACTTCAAATGTCATATACACTACCGCATTTTATGGGCTACCGATTTGCCTTATTCAATTATTCAACAAAAACAGCAGGTGGTTACGTTGACTTCGACGATTTCAAATTAGATGACAAGTTGGTTGGTTCAAGCTTTGATACGAATTTGAAGTCACTCCAGGTAAACGATACACAAGTGAATGGGTTTAGTCCAAGTGCTTATACCTATTCTCTAGATGTTCCTGCAGGATCGGTTCCGCCGCAAGTGACTGCTGCTTCAAATGATCCTGGCGCGAGTGTTGCGATTATACAAGCATCGGCTGTACCTGGAAAGGCCACGGTAACTGTAAGCAGGGAAGGCTTACAAGCTACGGTATATACCATTAATTTTAATACACCAGCCATCGTGGCCGTTGAAGCAGAAGCTGCAGCAGCAAACTCAGCCGATGCCTATGTATTTGGCAACGCAAATGGCCATACCTGGTCGCTTGTGGACGGATTGTCCACGAAAGCTATGCAATTTAGTCCAGATGATGGTATTGCCGTCACACCAGGTACTGATGCTGCCAGCCTCGCTGCTGGTTCCCGACTGAATTACAAGATCAACTTTACGACTGCAGGAACCTACTATGTCTGGATACTTGCCAAGAGTCATAGTTTCCAAACAGACTCCGTCCACGTTGGATTGGATAATACGTATAAATTCACTTCCAACGGTATTCAGAACGTGAGTAACAGTCAGTTTAAATGGGTCAATCTCAGTAATGGGGGGACACTTGTAACTGGTGGCACTCCATTGAATATTACCGCTGGTGTGCATGAATTGAACTTATGGGGAAGGGAATCTGGCTTAATCATAGACCGGATATATGTAACCACAAGCGATGCAACGACAGATCCTGTGTGGCCTCAGTTACAAGTACCTGCAGCTGCCATTTCAGCAGACAGCAGTGTGAAACCTGGAAGCAGCTTTACAGTGGCAGTTAGCCTGAACAACGTGACACAAAGTGTTTATGCCCAGGATATCACCCTGTCTTATGATTCCACCGTATTTGATTATGTGAGTGCGGCAGGTGCCAACAACAACATCCAGATCGTGGCAGAGGACAAAGCCGCTGCCGGGAAAGTTAGGCTCATTACCGCCAATACTGGAGGGGGAATATCTGGAGCCAGTACGCCGGTTCTAAATCTAACCTTCAAGGTAAAGGCCGGTGTTCAGAGTACCAGTGGAACCATTGCAGCTACCCAAGCAAAGCTTGGTGTGGCTCCAGAGGGAACTGTCATTCAGGCGGTACTTGGCAGTAAGAGCATTTCAGTCGGAAATATTGAAGTGGTTGTAGATAAGACAGCGTTGACAATAGCTATTACGAATGCACAGAACCATTATGGCGCAGCGGTCGTTGGTACAACGGAGGGTCAATACCCGCAGGCAGCCAAGGATGCATTCGGTGCAGCTATCAATGCAGCTAATGCTGTAAAAGTCAACCAAAGTGCAACACAGTCCCAGGTTGATAATAGCGTAACGCTACTTGGCGGTGCAGTTGATGCTTTCAAGGCAGCCGTGATTAAATCTGCAGATCTCAACAAGGATGGAAGTATCAATGTAGGTGACCTTGCGATGGTTGCTTACTATTACGGTAAGAATTCCAATAGCACAGACTGGGCGGCAGCCAAGATTGCCGATATGAACAACGATAATAAGATCGATATTAGTGATCTTGCGTATGTGGCGTCCAAGATACTTCAATAA